The following coding sequences are from one Triticum dicoccoides isolate Atlit2015 ecotype Zavitan chromosome 4A, WEW_v2.0, whole genome shotgun sequence window:
- the LOC119287603 gene encoding uncharacterized protein LOC119287603, which translates to MPAAVAAAAAVAASGGALLVYLLITTCRPPGAEGPASAEEEASRPEDGEGPWPHSPPVSCCEAASVAARTARRAWELTVGRWGLHGLAFGIKRHMKRQGNLQHEYSGSDCLQLKGHDAHTEVAYLLDHLKLCMFYSKNRFSEFLKFGGYSQEDVLIHKSRARLMQPSFVLVRDQKAKCFLLFIRGAISPKERLTAASSVEVPFHHIVLNEGQIDNVILGYAHCGMLAAARWIANLAMPPLRNAVREFPDYQIKVIGHSMGAGIGAILTYILREHHDFTSCTCLAFGPAACMTWELAESGKDFITSLVNRDDVVPALSKVAMESLRSEVMVSSKLDDLQDQDHLSLFAKISQRIAFAKSHMLSISHSTGKTGDPNSSISEPLLKEAVEITHSEENGLKINCIHEAYFVANPEHDLSVVSVDASEERVILVNNDDDVSVEAAAGSAVSASQGDVESNATLDTEQAASTAKEEASQNLNGSGKEKQKESPSAPALRQLFPPGRIIHMVAQPSPDRNPGEGTSSKEAISIYETPRELYGRIRLAPNMIDEHYMPSYISTMELLLEQLQSDNIVSTAPDDS; encoded by the exons ATGCCCGCCGCCGTGGCCGCCGCGGCGGCGGTCGCAGCCTCGGGCGGCGCGCTCCTAGTATACCTGCTCATCACCACCTGCCGGCCGCCGGGCGCCGAGGGGCCGGCGTCGGCGGAGGAGGAGGCGTCGCGGCCGGAGGACGGCGAGGGTCCCTGGCCGCACAGCCCTCCCGTATCGTGCTGCGAGGCCGCGTCGGTGGCCGCGCGCACGGCGCGCCGGGCGTGGGAGCTCACCGTCGGCCGGTGGGGCCTCCACGGCCTCGCCTTCGGGATCAAGCGCCACATGAAGCGCCAG GGTAATTTGCAGCATGAGTATAGTGGAAGTGACTGCCTTCAACTAAAAGGTCACGATGCACATACTGAAGTAGCTTATCTTCTTGACCACCTGAAGCTTTGCATGTTCTACTCAAAGAATAGGTTTTCTGAATTTCTGAAGTTTGGTGGGTACAGTCAAGAAGACGTTCTCATCCACAAGTCTAGGGCGAGG CTTATGCAGCCTTCCTTCGTACTTGTGCGTGACCAAAAAGCCAAGTGTTTTCTTCTTTTCATCCGCGGTGCTATCAGTCCTAAGGAGCGCCTGACAGCAGCAAGTTCTGTTGAAGTTCCTTTCCACCATATAGTTCTGAATGAAGGACAGATTGACAACGTAATTTTAGGGTATGCACATTGTGGAATGCTTGCTGCAGCTCGTTGGATCGCTAACCTTGCCATGCCCCCTCTTCGCAATGCAGTACGAGAATTTCCTGACTACCAAATAAAG GTCATTGGACACTCAATGGGAGCAGGCATTGGAGCAATTCTGACATATATTCTTCGTGAGCATCATGATTTTACATCATGCACATGTCTGGCCTTTGGTCCTG CTGCCTGTATGACATGGGAGCTGGCGGAATCAGGCAAAGATTTCATCACTTCTCTTGTCAACAGAGATGATGTGGTGCCAGCACTTTCGAAAGTTGCTATGGAGAGCTTGCGATCTGAG GTAATGGTATCATCGAAGCTGGATGATCTGCAGGATCAAGATCACCTTAGTTTATTCGCGAAAATAAGTCAGCGTATAGCTTTTGCGAAGTCTCACATGCTGTCCATCTCTCATTCAACGGGAAAGACTGGAGATCCCAACTCTAGCATTTCTGAG CCCTTACTGAAAGAagcagtagaaatcacacactctgAAGAAAATGGGCTGAAGATTAACTGTATCCATGAAGCATATTTCGTGGCAAATCCAGAACATGACCTTTCAGTTGTATCTGTCGACGCTTCTGAAGAACGGGTCATACTAGTTAACAATGATGATGATGTCAGTGTCGAGGCTGCTGCTGGGTCAGCAGTATCTGCATCACAAGGGGATGTTGAAAGCAACGCAACATTGGACACCGAGCAAGCGGCGTCGACAGCAAAGGAAGAAGCGTCCCAGAATCTGAACGGTAGCGGTAAAGAAAAACAGAAAGAATCACCGTCCGCCCCTGCACTGCGCCAACTTTTCCCTCCCGGGAGAATTATTCATATGGTCGCGCAGCCCTCACCGGACCGGAATCCTGGAGAAGGCACCAGCAGCAAGGAGGCCATCAGTATATATGAAACGCCAAGAGAATTGTATGGCAGAATAAGGCTCGCGCCAAATATGATAGACGAGCATTACATGCCTAGTTACATAAGTACAATGGAGTTATTGTTGGAACAGCTTCAGAGCGATAACATTGTAAGTACAGCACCAGATGATTCGTGA